A single window of Rhodamnia argentea isolate NSW1041297 chromosome 5, ASM2092103v1, whole genome shotgun sequence DNA harbors:
- the LOC125315027 gene encoding basic form of pathogenesis-related protein 1-like, whose translation MASFVKHSPAISCLTFLLAITGTSPAQSIHQDFVHAHKAARSHVGVVPHVWYDTVMAYAQIYASKHADSGYELEHSMGPYGELSGEDAVKMWVGESANYDHRSNACIGGMCLHYMQVMWRSSIHLGYARVN comes from the coding sequence ATGGCTTCTTTTGTCAAACACTCGCCAGCAATTTCATGCCTCACCTTCCTCTTAGCCATTACTGGAACTTCGCCAGCGCAAAGCATCCACCAGGACTTCGTCCATGCGCACAAAGCAGCCCGCAGCCACGTCGGGGTCGTCCCGCACGTGTGGTACGACACCGTCATGGCCTACGCCCAAATATACGCCAGCAAGCACGCCGACAGCGGCTATGAGCTGGAGCACTCGATGGGCCCGTACGGCGAGCTGAGTGGCGAAGATGCTGTGAAGATGTGGGTGGGCGAGAGTGCGAACTACGACCATCGCTCCAACGCTTGCATCGGCGGCATGTGCTTGCATTACATGCAAGTCATGTGGAGGAGCTCGATTCATCTTGGGTATGCTAGGGTTAATTAG
- the LOC115746599 gene encoding pathogenesis-related protein 1-like — MSSHTTVPLHLVFFIALTLALIPLSIAQDSPQDYVAAHNAARSQVGVGPIAWDEGVAGYARDYANKHASDCTRLVHSGGPYGENLAWAYPDLTGTGAVNMWVGEKPDYDYNSNSCAPGKVCGHYTQVVWRNSVRLGCAKAQCATGGTLVTCNYDPPGNFVGQKHY, encoded by the coding sequence ATGAGTTCTCATACGACTGTTCCTCTGCATCTCGTTTTCTTCATCGCGCTAACCCTAGCTCTGATCCCTTTGTCTATCGCCCAGGACTCGCCCCAAGACTATGTTGCCGCCCACAATGCGGCCCGCTCTCAGGTCGGCGTGGGCCCCATAGCATGGGACGAGGGTGTGGCTGGCTATGCCAGGGATTACGCCAACAAGCATGCCAGTGACTGCACGCGACTCGTTCATTCGGGCGGACCCTATGGGGAGAACCTCGCGTGGGCTTACCCCGATCTTACTGGCACAGGAGCAGTAAACATGTGGGTAGGAGAAAAGCCCGACTACGACTATAATTCCAACTCATGTGCACCGGGGAAGGTCTGTGGGCATTACACACAGGTGGTCTGGCGCAACTCGGTTCGGCTTGGATGCGCAAAGGCCCAATGCGCGACGGGCGGTACTTTGGTCACTTGTAACTACGATCCTCCGGGGAACTTTGTAGGCCAGAAGCATTATTGA
- the LOC125315219 gene encoding putative receptor-like protein kinase At3g47110, with protein MGKLTFLMLNFALLWWWSSIPSPGACSGNQTDRLALGSFRNAMREDPLGVLSSWNDSTHHCEWQGVSCSKRHPGRVTSLVLRSQGLGGFLSPHIGNLSFMRVLVLSNNSFHGEIPPQIGNLLRLRELNLINNSFDGPIPSNLSHCSSLEILILINNQLVGRIHSNLGSLPRLTGLGLANNNLVGPIPPSIGNLSLLQKLSLSHNALHGEIPEELSRLERLVFFQLSFNKLIGEIPPGIFNISSMLAFYVGYNQLRASFPSDMGTTLPFLSELGAPSNLFTGTIPPSLTNVTGLRGVFLFNNSFRGPIPKNLGRLTGLHVLSLSYNQLQDDLSFISSLANCSNLEYLIMESNLIHGSLPRSISNLSASVEVISMRSNPIHGSIPSALGNLFNLSVLILANTFLTDRIPDSIGGLYSLQELQLSANMFTGEIPPSIGNMTLLNALDLHSNNFQGYLPRSLGNCKQLTCLDLSNNNLIGTVPVEILSLFSLSIFFSLAHNNLSGSLPLQVGSLKNLAMIDLSYNRLTGLIPASISECLSLRWLYLEANSFHGQIPQSLRPLRALEELDLSNNTFSGPIPSFLTELALLEYLNLSFNELEGQVPKAGVFLNASAVSVSGNRELCGGVPSLKLPLCKLPRSKKSCSTKAIVISVVAGSLLCLALLVLCLSIFFYGKRKQMTTDASTKLSLEHPFLRISYDELLRATERFSESNLIGKGRYSMVYKGILDSGETVAVKVLNLMQRGALRSFVSECRTLGTIRHRNLVKILSVCSSADFRGNDFKALIYEFMANESLEEWLHPGTTRRDDESGQSRNLRLVQRLNIAIDIAIAIEYLHKGCCPPIVHGDLKPSNVLLDNDMVTRVGDFGLAKIISTVSGEAIGIQDSTSTAVKGSIGYVPPEYGMGHKVSTLGDAYSYGILLLEIFTGKRPTEEAFGAHLNLHSFVQTALSDRALDVVDLRLLSEADDQQQEIMIGDCAALVLEVGVACSMDSPRDRMDVTRAIKELYSIKASYETK; from the exons ATGGGCAAACTAACGTTTCTTATGCTCAACTTTGCCCTCTTATGGTGGTGGAGCTCAATACCTAGCCCCGGCGCTTGCTCGGGAAATCAAACGGACCGGCTCGCGTTAGGCTCCTTCAGGAACGCGATGCGGGAAGACCCACTTGGAGTCTTGAGCTCTTGGAATGATTCTACCCATCATTGTGAGTGGCAAGGTGTTTCGTGCAGCAAGAGACATCCTGGGAGGGTCACTTCCCTGGTCCTGAGATCACAAGGCTTGGGAGGCTTCCTATCTCCTCACATAGGTAATCTCTCTTTCATGAGGGTCTTGGTCTTGTCGAACAACAGCTTCCACGGCGAAATCCCGCCACAGATTGGCAACTTGCTTCGGCTCCGTGAACTCAACCTTATTAACAACTCTTTTGACGGGCCGATACCCTCCAACCTTTCCCATTGCTCGAGCCTCGAGATCCTGATTCTGATAAATAACCAACTTGTGGGGAGAATTCATTCCAATCTCGGTTCTTTGCCGAGGCTTACAGGCTTGGGCTTGGCTAACAACAACCTTGTAGGTCCCATTCCTCCTTCAATCGGAAACCTCTCGTTGCTACAAAAGCTTTCTCTGTCACACAATGCGTTGCACGGAGAAATACCTGAGGAATTGTCTAGACTCGAGAGGTTGGTATTTTTCCAACTATCATTCAACAAACTAATCGGGGAGATTCCACCAGGGATTTTTAACATCTCCAGCATGTTGGCATTCTATGTTGGTTATAACCAGTTGCGGGCAAGCTTTCCCTCTGATATGGGCACaactcttccttttctctctgaACTTGGAGCCCCCAGCAACTTGTTCACCGGGACGATTCCGCCATCGTTAACAAATGTCACCGGCCTTCGAGgagttttccttttcaacaACAGTTTCCGTGGGCCAATACCAAAAAATCTGGGAAGGCTAACGGGTCTCCACGTACTTTCGTTGAGTTATAACCAGTTGCAGGATGACTTaagttttatttcttctttagcTAATTGTTCCAATTTAGAATATCTCATCATGGAGTCGAACTTGATTCATGGATCGTTGCCGAGATCCATCTCCAATCTCTCCGCCAGCGTTGAGGTCATTTCTATGCGAAGTAATCCAATCCACGGATCTATTCCTTCAGCTCTTGGAAATCTATTCAACTTGTCTGTCTTGATTCTAGCGAATACTTTTCTGACCGATCGCATTCCTGATTCCATCGGAGGCCTTTACAGCTTGCAGGAACTTCAATTGAGTGCAAACATGTTTACTGGAGAGATACCGCCTTCGATTGGTAACATGACATTGTTAAATGCCCTTGACCTTCACTCCAACAATTTCCAAGGCTACCTACCACGAAGTCTCGGCAACTGCAAGCAACTAACATGTTTGGATCTTTCGAATAACAATCTCATTGGGACTGTTCCAGTCGAAATCTTGAGTCTCTTTTCCCTGTCGATCTTCTTTAGTTTGGCTCATAATAATTTAAGTGGATCTCTTCCATTGCAAGTTGGGTCTTTGAAGAATCTCGCTATGATAGATCTATCTTACAACAGATTGACTGGCTTAATTCCGGCCTCCATCAGCGAGTGCTTGAGCTTGAGATGGCTTTACTTAGAAGCTAATTCTTTTCATGGTCAAATCCCCCAATCTTTACGTCCATTACGGGCTCTAGAAGAGCTGGACCTTTCCAATAATACTTTTTCTGGTCCAATCCCAAGCTTTCTCACAGAGCTTGCACTGCTCGAGTACTTGAATTTGTCGTTCAATGAACTAGAAGGACAAGTTCCGAAAGCCGGAGTTTTTCTCAATGCAAGTGCTGTATCAGTTTCTGGAAATAGAGAACTCTGtggaggtgttccgagtctgaAGCTTCCTCTTTGCAAATTACCAAGATCGAAGAAGTCTTGTTCAACCAAGGCCATAGTGATATCTGTGGTTGCTGGTAGTTTGTTGTGTTTAGCTCTGTTGGTCCTATGTTTGTCTATCTTCTTTTACGGCAAAAGGAAGCAGATGACAACTGATGCCTCGACTAAATTATCCTTGGAGCACCCATTCTTGAGGATTTCTTATGATGAACTCCTGAGGGCTACAGAGCGGTTCTCCGAGTCCAATTTGATTGGTAAAGGGAGATACAGCATGGTTTATAAAGGAATTCTTGATAGTGGTGAAACGGTGGCGGTGAAGGTGCTCAATTTAATGCAAAGAGGTGCTTTGAGGAGCTTTGTTTCAGAATGTCGAACTCTAGGAACCATTAGACACCGAAACCTCGTGAAGATACTAAGCGTTTGTTCGAGTGCGGACTTTCGTGGAAATGACTTCAAAGCTCTTATATATGAGTTCATGGCTAATGAGAGCCTAGAGGAGTGGTTGCACCCTGGGACCACAAGACGAGATGACGAGAGTGGCCAATCAAGAAATCTAAGACTAGTGCAGAGGTTAAACATTGCCATTGACATAGCTATTGCGATCGAATATCTGCACAAGGGTTGCTGTCCACCAATTGTCCACGGAGATCTGAAGCCGAGTAATGTGCTTCTAGACAACGACATGGTGACTCGAGTTGGAGATTTTGGGCTTGCAAAGATCATTTCGACGGTGTCCGGGGAAGCCATTGGAATTCAAGATTCAACTTCAACAGCAGTCAAAGGATCCATCGGCTATGTGCCTCCAG agtATGGCATGGGACACAAAGTTTCCACACTTGGAGATGCTTACAGTTATGGCATTTTATTGTTGGAGATATTCACCGGAAAGAGACCCACTGAGGAGGCCTTTGGGGCCCATTTGAACCTTCATAGCTTTGTCCAAACGGCTCTTTCTGATCGAGCGCTGGATGTTGTAGACTTAAGGCTTTTGAGTGAAGCTGATGATCAGCAACAGGAGATCATGATCGGAGATTGCGCTGCCTTAGTATTAGAAGTTGGAGTTGCATGCTCAATGGACTCACCCCGAGACCGTATGGACGTAACCCGGGCAATCAAGGAATTATATTCGATCAAGGCGAGCTATGAAACCAAATAA